A genome region from Penaeus chinensis breed Huanghai No. 1 chromosome 15, ASM1920278v2, whole genome shotgun sequence includes the following:
- the LOC125032792 gene encoding galactosylgalactosylxylosylprotein 3-beta-glucuronosyltransferase P-like isoform X1 — protein sequence MLCMMQRRLRNSPSMVRLMNPRLCLLWCGGAVLVLLLLLATRPKEDEMEGFGDPVKGAARALHQAAAALLPPPPGVSPPLLQKPQDADRTAAGASSCARGKWIEGLPPLYIITPTYPRAEQVPELTRTAQTLMNVPNVVWIVSEDAPVPTQAVVNYLNETGLKTVYRRVMMPDRYQKVKNKPRGVANRLSGLEYIRENAKDGVFYFADDDNTYDIKLFEQMRWTQRVSMFPVGLVTKLGVSSPIVRDGRVVGFYDGWISKRRFPCDMAGFAVNVQYFLERPKATMPFKVGFEEDGFLRSLGIKAHEIEPLAFNCTKIWVWHTQTKKNQPALPVVQNKMTVGTNLDVLKTKLWRGNGTTQGKVPSNGIKMV from the exons ATGCTATGTATGATGCAGAGGCGGTTAAGAAATTCTCCC TCGATGGTTCGGCTAATGAATCCCCGGCTGTGCTTGCTCTGGTGCGGGGGAGCAGTGCTGGTGCTCCTGCTGCTGTTGGCAACGAGGCCCAAGGAAGATGAGATGGAAGGCTTCGGAGACCCCGTCAAAGGGGCAGCCAGGGCTCTCCACCAGGCGGCTGCGgctctcctccccccgcccccaggagtttctccacccctcctccag AAACCGCAGGATGCCGACAGAACAGCAGCGGGAGCTAGCAGCTGCGCCCGAGGCAAGTGGATCGAGGGGCTACCACCTTTATATATCATAACCCCAACGTACCCACGAGCAGAACAGGTCCCCGAACTCACGCGAACGGCTCAAACGCTCATGAACGTACCCAATGTGGTGTGGATTGTGTCAGAAGACGCGCCTGTGCCTACCCAAGCGGTCGTCAACTATCTAAATGAAACTGGCCTGAAGACGGTCTACCGAAGAG TAATGATGCCAGATAGATATCAGAAGGTAAAAAACAAGCCTCGCGGCGTCGCCAATCGGTTATCTGGCCTGGAATACATCAGAGAAAATGCAAAGGACGGTGTATTCTACTTTGCTGACGATGACAACACGTACGATATAAAGCTCTTTGAACAG ATGAGATGGACACAGAGAGTATCAATGTTTCCTGTTGGATTGGTGACAAAGCTTGGAGTGTCGTCTCCCATAGTCCGTGATGGAAGAGTAGTGGGCTTCTATGATGGCTGGATATCTAAACGGAGATTCCCATGTGATATGGCTGGGTTTGCAGTCAATGTCCAGTATTTTCTTGAGCGACCAAAAGCCACAATGCCTTTTAAGGTGGGCTTTGAAGAAGATGGATTTTTAAGAAGTTTGGGAATAAAAGCACATGAGATAGAACCACTAGCATTTAACTGCACAAAG ATTTGGGTATGGCATACACAGACCAAGAAAAATCAACCTGCGTTACCAGTAGTTCAGAATAAGATGACAGTGGGAACAAACTTGGACGTCCTTAAAACTAAATTGTGGAGAGGCAACGGAACAACACAAGGAAAAGTACCCAGTAATGGTATTAAGATGGTGTAA
- the LOC125032820 gene encoding intraflagellar transport protein 57 homolog — translation MSARRGPEEETEELDGGPGLAYMPFVVMDDLLDKLKLLNYDKEFLQEHRMKPVNRHYFAIVTNPGEQFYLFTSLSAWLIRKTGRSMEPPQEYDDPNSTVSSILDHLRQLGVTVDFPPSKLKTGFGEHVIFVLDRLADFALKTASFAWKKPEYPTEDTGGDDGDVEDEAELTLDKVEEEMMADFEDEEEEEENIMHMDDLKDFTKQKVRIVHCALAISRK, via the exons ATGAGTGCTCGTCGAGGACccgaagaggaaacagaggagctGGATGGTGGCCCAGGACTTGCATATATGCCTTTTGTGGTCATGGACGATCTTCTTGATAAGCTCAAGCTTCTAAATTATGACAAAGAATTTTTACAAGAACATCGTATGAAGCCAGTTAACAG ACATTATTTTGCTATTGTAACAAATCCTGGTGAGCAGTTCTACCTTTTTACGTCACTCAGTGCCTGGTTGATACGGAAGACAGGGAGAAGCATGGAACCACCTCAGGAATATGATGATCCCAACTCTACAGTGTCAAGCATTCTTGACCATCTCAGACAATTG GGTGTTACTGTTGATTTCCCACCAAGCAAGTTAAAGACTGGCTTTGGAGAGCATGTTATTTTTGTTCTCGACCGGCTTGCTGATTTTGCACTGAAAACAGCCAGTTTTGCATGGAAGAA GCCAGAGTACCCTACAGAGGACACTGGCGGAGATGATGGAGACGTAGAAGACGAAGCAGAACTCACACTAGACAAAGTGGAGGAAGAAATGATGGCAGActttgaagatgaagaagaggaagaagaaaatattatgCACATGGACGATTTGAAAGATTTTACTAAACAGAAGGTCAGAATTGTGCACTGTGCACTTGCTATATCAaggaaataa
- the LOC125032792 gene encoding galactosylgalactosylxylosylprotein 3-beta-glucuronosyltransferase P-like isoform X2: MVRLMNPRLCLLWCGGAVLVLLLLLATRPKEDEMEGFGDPVKGAARALHQAAAALLPPPPGVSPPLLQKPQDADRTAAGASSCARGKWIEGLPPLYIITPTYPRAEQVPELTRTAQTLMNVPNVVWIVSEDAPVPTQAVVNYLNETGLKTVYRRVMMPDRYQKVKNKPRGVANRLSGLEYIRENAKDGVFYFADDDNTYDIKLFEQMRWTQRVSMFPVGLVTKLGVSSPIVRDGRVVGFYDGWISKRRFPCDMAGFAVNVQYFLERPKATMPFKVGFEEDGFLRSLGIKAHEIEPLAFNCTKIWVWHTQTKKNQPALPVVQNKMTVGTNLDVLKTKLWRGNGTTQGKVPSNGIKMV, encoded by the exons ATGGTTCGGCTAATGAATCCCCGGCTGTGCTTGCTCTGGTGCGGGGGAGCAGTGCTGGTGCTCCTGCTGCTGTTGGCAACGAGGCCCAAGGAAGATGAGATGGAAGGCTTCGGAGACCCCGTCAAAGGGGCAGCCAGGGCTCTCCACCAGGCGGCTGCGgctctcctccccccgcccccaggagtttctccacccctcctccag AAACCGCAGGATGCCGACAGAACAGCAGCGGGAGCTAGCAGCTGCGCCCGAGGCAAGTGGATCGAGGGGCTACCACCTTTATATATCATAACCCCAACGTACCCACGAGCAGAACAGGTCCCCGAACTCACGCGAACGGCTCAAACGCTCATGAACGTACCCAATGTGGTGTGGATTGTGTCAGAAGACGCGCCTGTGCCTACCCAAGCGGTCGTCAACTATCTAAATGAAACTGGCCTGAAGACGGTCTACCGAAGAG TAATGATGCCAGATAGATATCAGAAGGTAAAAAACAAGCCTCGCGGCGTCGCCAATCGGTTATCTGGCCTGGAATACATCAGAGAAAATGCAAAGGACGGTGTATTCTACTTTGCTGACGATGACAACACGTACGATATAAAGCTCTTTGAACAG ATGAGATGGACACAGAGAGTATCAATGTTTCCTGTTGGATTGGTGACAAAGCTTGGAGTGTCGTCTCCCATAGTCCGTGATGGAAGAGTAGTGGGCTTCTATGATGGCTGGATATCTAAACGGAGATTCCCATGTGATATGGCTGGGTTTGCAGTCAATGTCCAGTATTTTCTTGAGCGACCAAAAGCCACAATGCCTTTTAAGGTGGGCTTTGAAGAAGATGGATTTTTAAGAAGTTTGGGAATAAAAGCACATGAGATAGAACCACTAGCATTTAACTGCACAAAG ATTTGGGTATGGCATACACAGACCAAGAAAAATCAACCTGCGTTACCAGTAGTTCAGAATAAGATGACAGTGGGAACAAACTTGGACGTCCTTAAAACTAAATTGTGGAGAGGCAACGGAACAACACAAGGAAAAGTACCCAGTAATGGTATTAAGATGGTGTAA